From the genome of Polynucleobacter sp. AM-7D1:
CCGCCTTTTGAGCCTGCACCCCAATGCCATGTAGCAAAATATTTTCTTTATCGGATGTTTTGCTGGCTTGCTGCTTGAGCACAATCTCAAAGCTATCAGCCAGGTCAATTTTTAGAGTTTGGGTCACTGGATCCAAATGAATGCAGATTGCAGCAATTTCTATCAAACTGGCTTTACGGGTATTGAGGCCAGTCGTCTCTACATCCAGCACAACCCAACGGTAAGGATCCATGGGTGCCGCGCCCCACAAGCCCTTAATCCAATCGATATTCATGTTTATTGACCAAATGCGCGCTCGAGGCGCTGCTGGAAGTTTCGTGTGACGCTCAAGGATTCTTTCAAAATACGTCGATCAATATTGTTCAGGCTATTGAGCTCAATGGCATTTGGATTGCCATCGATTTCATGGCCATCAATCTGAATCGATAAACGTAGCATCTGTAGATATTCAAATGCTGTCACCCAGGACATGTACTCTGCCTCAGGAACTTTTAAAGCCTGGCCTACTGCTATGAGACGCTCTCTGGTATTGGTTTCCGGTATGGCGTTTGCCAAAGCATAAATTCGTGCAGCATCCACCAAGATTGCAGTGCCATGTTTTTTTAAGTCAATACATTGCTTGCCATCGAGCTTGATCGTATCTAATCCACCATGCCAGGTAATAGGCACCTTCATGCGTAATGAATTGTCAGCCAACTGCTTCAGGAAACGCAGATTGGGAGGAGCATGAGTCAGGATGATTTCCTTCATCTTCAGGAGTAAGTCGGGATTGCCCGCAACTCTTCTAAAGTCAAAGTAAATACTGGCGTTTAATAAATTCTCACCAGAACCTTCGTCAATCCAATGGGCAAACTTACGATTCCACTCGGCCTCACTTAGACAGATCTTTGGATTGCTCGCCATCACATTGCCTTTGCACAATGGATAACCACAAACATCCAAGGCCTTATTCACATCTAGAGCAAAAGCAAGATACTTTTCCCGTACAGCATCACTAGCTTCTCCTGCAAATACCAGGGCATTATCTTGATCAGTTGCAATGGTTTGCTCAGAGCGGCCCTCAGAACCCAAGGCAATCCAAGCAAAGCTCTTCATATCGATGTTGTGCTGGTGTGCGTATAACTCAATCAACCTGTCACACACTAAATCATTCAAATCACTAATCAATCTGGTTAACTGCTTAGCCTGAACCCCTTGACCAATCAGGTTCTTAGCAAAACGTCGAACATCTTTTGCGCACAGCGCTACGCTCGCCAAATCAGGTGCAGAGCGAATCGCCATACTGATGTGCTTTAGCGAGAGTCTCTGCATCGCAAATAAATCTCTCTCTGAGAGAATATTGACCACCTCTTTGCCATCCATTACTGGAATATGTCTAATCCCCAGCTGCAAGAATATTAAGGCTGCATCCTGAGCGCTATCGCGGATGGTGAGTGATTTCACCCCTTGAGTCATCACCTCTTTGATGGGCAGATTTACATCTATCTGAGGGATCGTCACTCTGCCTAAGATGTCATAACGCGTCAAGATGCCCTGCAGCCCTTCTTCTGAGTCACCTACCAAGATCGAACCAACTCTGCGCTCGTGCATTAATGTGAGTGCCTCTTTGATGCTGGTATTAGGAGTGACACACAATGGTTTTTTGCGTGGCAAATCTCCCAAAGGTGTTTCTAAAGACTGCTCTGAGAAAATTTGTGATGTATAGGTTCTCTGCAATACCTGCCAAGAACGCTCTAAGAATTTCATAATGCTTTGACTTAAAAAGTCAGCAAACTGTGGCGACATTTCTGCCAAACGCCGCATCACATCAGTTGTAATACTTAAACAGAAACAATCACCAATAGCGGCATAGGTTGCGGTTGGAGATCGCCCTGCCATTGCAGCACTGACCGGAAAGAGCTCTCCCGCTTCAAACTCATGTGCCTCACCCGCTTCATTGGAGAGACCACGACGAGAGACAACGCCGCCCTTACGAATAAAAAACAATCTATTGACCGGTGGACTCTGCGGAGACAGAAATACCTCATCTGGCGCAAAGTACTCTTCCTGCGAATTTTCAATAAAGAAATCTACATGCTCTGGCTTCATTTCAGAAAACGGCAGAACCTGCATCATCTGCTGAGTCAGATTCACAATCAAACTGCGAGATGGGCTAGTTTTCTTCAAGGCATCCTCTGTTCTTCGCTTTACTTTAACCATTCAATTTATCGCGTCATTAGGCTACTGTCTATATGATTTGACCCACTTATTTGATCGTAATCAAATAAGTGGGTCATTCTCTTATCCAATCCCCCATGCCTTGCTTCTACGAAGCAAAGAGTGGCTTACTTAGCGAGTCGGCACTCTGAGGGTAGCAATTGAGGAGATAAGTTGCTATCTGGGCTTCTGCAAGACCAGCCTCCTGACCATAATGAGGACTCTGGTCTTGATAAATCGATTGCGCTTGGGATGATTGCATCAGGCTCATTTGTTGGAATGAGATACAAGGTGTTTTTACCCACAGGTGCCACATTGGCTTGATAGCCAATGACAATGGTCCCAGAAGGATCAATTTCAATGAACTTGACATTGCGAGTTGGTGCAAAAGTGAAGGCTCCCTGCGTTGCCTCATCCATCGCTACAGCGCCTCTACTAGAAAATACTTCCGTGACGGCAAGCTTGGCAGTAGAAGCGAGATTCAAGCCCTCCACAATGCGGCTTCGGGCTATGTAATCTTGATATTTAGGAACGGCTACTGCAACCAAGATACCAATGATGGCTACAACCACCATTACCTCGATCAAGGTAAAGCCAGCCTCTTTGGACTGATCGTTGTTGGAGCGCGATGCTGAATTTTTCATGTAAATACCCCTAGTTAAATCACCCTATGATCCAACATAGAGCCATTTTTCTAGGGGTCTACTGCTATCAGATTTCTCTGATTTTAATGCGCGCTACTCGGTAAAACTAATTAAGCCTTTTTATGACTGCGCTTAACCAACTCACCTGCAGCCATCACCGCAATCGCACCAATAGCACCAGCAACCAAGCTATATGACTCCACTCCAGCGCCAAAGAACTTAATTACTCCTGGATCAGACATGATCATGCCGCCTGCAATCCAGCCCAACAAGCCAGCACCTGCAGTAACGATAATCGGGAAACGATCAATCAAGTACAGCACGATACGACTGCCGCCAATAATGAGTGGCACTGAAACCAACAGACCAAAAATGATGTAGCCCAGCTGATGTGCTTGATCATCAACTTGACCAGCAGCACCGGCAATTGCCAACACGTTATCCAAACTCATCACGATGTCAGCAACGATGATGGTTTTAATAGCAGCAAAGAGCTTGTCTGGGGCTTGGAGATCGTGTTCCTCATCACCGCCAGAATCGACCATTAATTTGTAGCCGATCCATAGCAATAACAGACCACCAACAAACTTTAAGAACGGAATCTGTAGCAGCGTCACAGCAAAGGCCACCAAGACAATACGCAAGATGATTGCGCCTGCCGTACCCCACAAAATACCTTTACGACGTTGATTGGGGTGAAGATTTCTGCAAGCTAAGGCAATTACAACAGCGTTATCACCGCCCAACAGAATATCGATCAAGATGATCTGCGCAACGACAGACCAATCTAGCATTGTTAAAAACTCCATGTCATCCTCTTATATTTTTATGTTTTAACTACGGGCACTGCAAAAAAGGATGCTATTAGGCATCCTTTTCCTTGAACACAATTACAACATGGCTTTGAGTAAAGCTGCCATTTCTGATGGATTTCTTGTTACTTTAAAGCCACATTCTTCCATCACCGCTAGCTTAGCATCAGCCGTATCTGCACCACCAGAAATCAATGCACCGGCATGACCCATACGTTTTCCAGGAGGCGCTGTTACACCAGCAATAAAGCCAACAACTGGCTTCTTCATATTGGCTTTACACCAGCGAGCTGCTTCAGCTTCATCAGGTCCACCAATTTCGCCAATCATAATGACCGCATCAGTATCAGGGTCTTCGTTGAACATGCGCATCACATCGATATGCTTCAAGCCATTAATTGGGTCGCCACCAATACCAACTGCTGTGGACTGACCTAGACCAATCGCTGTTAATTGACCAACTGCCTCATAAGTCAAAGTGCCAGAACGGCTAACAACACCGATACGACCTTTTTTATGGATATGGCCAGGCATGATGCCGATCTTGATTTCGTCTGGAGTAATGATTCCGGGACAATTTGGCCCTAGCAATAATGTCTTCTTACCACCAGCAGCTTCTTTTGCATGCATCTTGTTACGCACTTCCAACATATCCTTAACTGGAATGCCTTCTGTAATACAGATAACAAAATCTAAGTCAGCTTCAACAGCTTCCCAAATTGCAGCAGCAGCGCCAGGAGGCGGGACATAAATTACGGAAGTAGTAGCGCCAGTTTGCTGAGCAGCTTCTTTTACAGTTCCATAAATTGGAATGTTAAAAATAGACTCGCCTGCTTTTTTAGGATTTACACCTGCTACAAAACAGTTTTTACCATTTGCGTATTCCTGGCACTTCTCAGTGTGGAACTGGCCAGTCTTACCAGTAATACCTTGAGTAATCACTCGTGTATTTTTGTTTACCAAAATAGACATATTGAAGTTCCTTGATTATTTGTTTTTCGCAACAGCAGCAACTACCTTGGTAGCAGCCTCTGCCATTGAATCGGCGCTAATGATTGGTAAACCAGAATCCGCAAGAATCTTCTTGCCCAATTCCTCATTGGTACCCTTCATGCGAACAACCAAAGGTACAGTCAAGTTCACCGCTTTACATGCAGTCACTACGCCATCGGCGATCACGTCGCAACGCATAATGCCACCGAAAATATTTACCAAAATCGCTTCAACACTCTTGTTTTTGAGCATGATCTTGAATGCTTCAGTAACCTTCTCTGCTGTAGCACCACCGCCAACGTCCAAGAAGTTTGCTGGCTCACCGCCAAACAATTTAATGGTGTCCATAGTAGCCATTGCCAAGCCAGCACCATTCACCAAGCAACCAATATTGCCGTCGAGTGAAATGTAAGCCAAGTCAAATTTAGAAGCCTCAATCTCAGCTGCATCTTCTTCATCGATATCGCGGTAAGCCACGATCTCAGGATGACGGTACAAGGCATTTGGATCAAAATTAAATTTAGCATCAAGAGCTTTGATCTTGCCGTTGCCTTCAAGAATTAACGGGTTGATCTCAACCAATGAAGCATCCGTTTCCCAGTAGGTCTTGTATAAATTCTTGAACACATCACGCGCCATTGGAATAGAAGCATCAGGAACGCCAATGCCTTTAGCAATGATGTCGCAATCCGCATCTGTCAAACCAATGAGTGGATCAACAAATACTTTGATAATTTTCTCTGGGTGAGATTCAGCAACCTCTTCAATGTCCATACCGCCTTCGCTGGACGCCATGATCACATTCTTTTGTGTTCCGCGGTCAGTAACGATACTGAAGTAATACTCTTTTTTGATATCAGCGCCGTCTTCAATCAAGAGGCGATTTACTTTTTGACCTTCTGGACCAGTTTGGTGAGTCTTCAACTGCATCCCCAAAATTTCAGAAGCGTACTTTTTCACTTCATCCATACTGCGTGCCAATTTCACACCACCACCTTTACCGCGACCACCCGCATGAATTTGCGCTTTAACAACCCAAACTGGGCCGCCTAGCTTTTCGGCAGCTTTAATAGCCTCATCAACGCTAAATGCAGGAATGCCATTTGGAACAGGCACATTAAATTGGCGCAAAAGTTCTTTGCCTTGGTACTCGTGAATTTTCATAATTACTCCGAAACGGTGTCTTTTTTAGCAAGCGATAAGAATGTATAAAACCAGCCGCCTGCTTTTGGTTTTTTCTCTATCCAACCAAAAAAATGGCGAGCGTTTTACCCGACTTTGTAAGTCTATCATGCTGCAATGCATCAACTTGGGGTTTTTGGCTCCGTAATTGCCCTAGTCAAGGCGTCCTGCGACCACCTTGGAGACTACATCAGAACTGAAGCCCTTGGAGGCCAGAAATCGATATTGGCGCGCCCGCTCTTTCTGTTCAATTGCCAATGCACCAAACTTGCGCAACCACAAGTCATGGGCACGCTGGTATTCAGTTTCCTTGAGATTCCTGAGGAGAGCTACCGTCTTTGCGCTATCCACCCCGGCCTGAGCAAGTTCGTCCTGTATTTTTCGAGTACCAAAGCGCTCGCTACGGCGTCGGACCAGAGCCTCTGCAAAGCGCTGGTCTGACAACCAACCGCGAGCCTCAAAATCATCAAGAACGGCTTCAATTTGTGAGGTCAACGGAATGACTGGCTCAAGCACCTCAGAATCCTCCGCGGCAGTCTGTAACTTCAACATCCTTGCAGCAGACTCTTCGAGCTTTGCAGCCAGCCCTTTGCGACTGTACTCTCGCATAGACAAAAGGCGCAAAGCCCGAGCTTTGAGACTCGGGCTTTGTTTTTTACTTTTCTTAACAGCGCTACCTAATTCTGACATTGAAGAATTACGCTTCCTCTTCTTCACTCAAAACATCGCTCACTACTGCTGTTCCAGCCTTGACACCCAATTTCGCACGAATCTTTGATTCAATATCTTGTGCAATGGTTGGGTTCTCTTTTAAGAACTCGCGCACATTATCTTTTCCTTGACCAATGCGATCACCGTTGTAGCTATACCAAGAGCCTGATTTTTCTACGATATCGGCTTCAACACCCATATCAATAATTTCACCTTCTCTAGAGATGCCGGCGCCGTACATGATGTCAAAGATGGCTTCGCGGAATGGAGGTGAGACCTTATTCTTCACTACCTTCACGCGAGTCTCGTTGCCGACCACTTCGTCGCCCTTCTTAATACTGCCGATGCGACGAATATCTAGACGCATAGAAGCATAAAACTTCAGCGCATTACCGCCAGTAGTAGTTTCAGGGGAACCAAACATCACGCCAATCTTCATTCGAATTTGGTTAATGAAAATGACTGTAGTGTTAGTGCGCTTAATTGCGCCAGTTAATTTACGCAATGCCTGACTCATCAAGCGCGCCTGCAGACCTGGCAATGAATCGCCCATGTCGCCTTCAATTTCTGCTCTTGGTACTAAGGCTGCTACTGAGTCGATTACGATTAAATCGATTGAGCCTGAACGCACTAAAGCATCAGCAATTTCCAATGCTTGTTCACCAGTATCGGGCTGAGAGATCAATAAATTATTAACATCTACACCTAAGCGTGAAGCGTACTGAACATCCAAAGCGTGCTCGGCATCAATAAAGGCGCAAGTTCCACCTATCTTTTGCATCTCTGCAATCGCATGCAAAGTTAATGTTGTCTTTCCTGAAGACTCTGGGCCGTAAATCTCAATCACGCGCCCACGCGCCAAGCCACCAACACCCAGAGCAATGTCTAAACCCAATGACCCACTAGAAACTACTTGAATATCTTGATGAATCTCTGCATCACCCAATCTCATGATTGAGCCTTTGCCAAATTGCTTTTCAATTTGCGCCAAAGCAGCTGTTAATGCCTTTTGCTTGTCTCCACTCATGCCGTCAAACTCTGATGAGGCTGATTTCTTCTTATCATCCAAGGCCATTTTTTAATTCCTTTTCGCTATGTATTGGGCTTTTTCCCGAAGTTTCTGTACTTTTTAACAACTTAGAAGTTACTGTATATAAAAACAGTAGTATTTGCAAGAAACTTTTTTGGCTCTATGCCTGATTTTTATCTAGGGTCACTCTTACGCGATCCCAATACAGGAAAAGTGGCATTGCGGCACCCCAAATGATTGCTAAAAATATGAGGCCGCCCACTTGTCCTTGTGGCCCCCATGCTCCAGCACCCATTTGGATGCCTGCCTCATAAGACATTGGGCCTGCAATTGCACCTAATGCTGCTGCCAGAATGGGTCTTCCACGCAGCCAGGATAGTGACCCGTTGATTGTGCTGGCGACCAAAGCCCAGAGCACCCACATCCAAACGGGTGATAAATAGCTACTTGGCCAAGCATCTTCAAAAATTAAAAATCCAGATAAAGATACAAGTGAGTCAGCACTTACTCCGTATAAGGTCGCCTTGAATAATAGACCCATCTCCAACGATGGTTGATTGGAGCGCGCAATATGAATGGTCAGATAGATTAAGGTAATGACAACGGGCCAAAACACCTGATGATTGGCGGCGCCAATAATGCAGGCAAACCAACCGAGCTGGAAAAGCACAAAGTTCCAAAATTTAGCCATCGCTTACGCCCAAGCAGTCACACCTAAGAAAAAGGCCACTGCCGCTGGGCAATGGCCTGAAGATATGGTGGCGAATCAGGGATTTGAACCCCGGACCTGCGGATTATGATTCCGTCGCTCTAACCAGCTGAGCTAATTCGCCGAAGCTAAGATTTTAGCTTATTTGACTAAGTCGATCAATTTATTTAGTGCGGTGAGAAAGCTTTATAAAGACCTCTTTCACGAAAATCCAAAGGGCTGGCAAGCCCGGAATGACAATCATTGCCAGCGCCACTAGTGAGAAATTGCTCTTCACCCAGGGGTGATCGCCAATGAAAAAACCAAGGCTGGTCAGACTGCAAACCCAAACAATGCCGCCAATCACGTTATAGAAAACAAAGACGGAATAGCGCATATGCGCCACCCCGGCCACAAAGGGGGCGAAAGTACGAATAAATGGCATAAAACGCCCTAGAACAATGGTGATTGGGCCATATTTCTCGTAAAAAGCATGTGCCTTATCAAACGCATTCCGATTAAACCAACGTGAGTTTTCCCAAGAAAAAACCCGGCTACCAATCTTTCTGCCGATGGAGTAATTCAGAGCATCGCCCGTTACCGCAGCTGTAGTGAGAAGAGCCATCAAGGCAAATAAATCTAATCCCCCTACCGCTGCAATGGCGCCAGCAACGAATAACAAAGAGTCACCAGGCAAAAAGGGCATCACCACTAAACCGGTTTCAACAAAAATGATGGCGAATAGCAGGGCATAAATCCAAACGCCCCACTGGTTAGCGACTAATGCCAGATTTTTATCTAGATGTAGAAATAGATCGATGAGGTATGCAAAGTCCAAAAGGGCTCCAGAGTTTTAATAGATGAGCTGATGTGAGGTCTGAGCTAGGATGCTACTTGATTTGAAAAGTGCTGGTGGCTTCATCTCGGTTGTAGCGAACAAAAACTTCAATCTTCTTAGCCAAAAAGAGTTTTTTTAGTACCTCATCCTTATTCTCAAAGGTAATTGCGGTTTGCTCAGGGTAGCGTGAGAAAGGATCGCTCATCACTTCAATAGGGTGATCGTCGATCTTAATTAAACGAATTGTGCGCTTATGGAGGCGGTCGGGCCGAATGAAAATCAGGCGCTTTATATACTTATCGAGCACTAGCTTTTGCCCCTGCTCATTGGTTTTAAAGTAGTACACGAGCTCATCTTTACCATTGACGGTAACATCACGCTCCTCATCCCATTTTGCGAGGGCTGGCTGGCTCAGACAAACACCCAGAATCACCCCTACTACGATCCTATACAGTTGCATTATTTGCTTTCTTCATATGATCGTTCAATCTTATCAGCGAATCCCTATGCGACTACTATCCATTTCTCTTGGCAAAGCAGGCCCCTTGTTTGGATTAAATCATCCCGACTACTCAAGCGTAGCTTCCGCGATTAATAAAAAGCCGGTGAGCACGTTAAGCCAAGCAACTCCAGTTGAAATCAAATCACTAGGCGTTGTAGGTGACGAGCAAGCAGATTTATCAGTTCATGGCGGCCTTGAAAAAGCGATATATGTTTATCCAATCGAACACTATGCATTTTGGAATGAACTACTCAGCAGAGAAACCAAACAAATAGTTAATCTCCCAATTGGCTCCATGGGCGAGAACTTCACGATCGAGGGACTTCTTGAGGATGAAATATTTGTGGGGGATAAGATGTCCATTGGCGAACTTGAATTTACAGTTGTCAAACTCAGAGAGCCATGTTTTAAGTTCAACGCAAAGATGAAATACAAAGGCGCAGCTAAGGCAATGCTGCAATCTGGGAAAAGTGGCTGGTACTTACGAGTTAATAAACCAGGAATCCTTGCAGCAGGCGCCAAGATTGATCTCACACCTGGACAAAGAATTAC
Proteins encoded in this window:
- a CDS encoding DUF294 nucleotidyltransferase-like domain-containing protein, giving the protein MKKTSPSRSLIVNLTQQMMQVLPFSEMKPEHVDFFIENSQEEYFAPDEVFLSPQSPPVNRLFFIRKGGVVSRRGLSNEAGEAHEFEAGELFPVSAAMAGRSPTATYAAIGDCFCLSITTDVMRRLAEMSPQFADFLSQSIMKFLERSWQVLQRTYTSQIFSEQSLETPLGDLPRKKPLCVTPNTSIKEALTLMHERRVGSILVGDSEEGLQGILTRYDILGRVTIPQIDVNLPIKEVMTQGVKSLTIRDSAQDAALIFLQLGIRHIPVMDGKEVVNILSERDLFAMQRLSLKHISMAIRSAPDLASVALCAKDVRRFAKNLIGQGVQAKQLTRLISDLNDLVCDRLIELYAHQHNIDMKSFAWIALGSEGRSEQTIATDQDNALVFAGEASDAVREKYLAFALDVNKALDVCGYPLCKGNVMASNPKICLSEAEWNRKFAHWIDEGSGENLLNASIYFDFRRVAGNPDLLLKMKEIILTHAPPNLRFLKQLADNSLRMKVPITWHGGLDTIKLDGKQCIDLKKHGTAILVDAARIYALANAIPETNTRERLIAVGQALKVPEAEYMSWVTAFEYLQMLRLSIQIDGHEIDGNPNAIELNSLNNIDRRILKESLSVTRNFQQRLERAFGQ
- a CDS encoding pilin, which translates into the protein MKNSASRSNNDQSKEAGFTLIEVMVVVAIIGILVAVAVPKYQDYIARSRIVEGLNLASTAKLAVTEVFSSRGAVAMDEATQGAFTFAPTRNVKFIEIDPSGTIVIGYQANVAPVGKNTLYLIPTNEPDAIIPSAIDLSRPESSLWSGGWSCRSPDSNLSPQLLPSECRLAK
- a CDS encoding TerC family protein, producing the protein MEFLTMLDWSVVAQIILIDILLGGDNAVVIALACRNLHPNQRRKGILWGTAGAIILRIVLVAFAVTLLQIPFLKFVGGLLLLWIGYKLMVDSGGDEEHDLQAPDKLFAAIKTIIVADIVMSLDNVLAIAGAAGQVDDQAHQLGYIIFGLLVSVPLIIGGSRIVLYLIDRFPIIVTAGAGLLGWIAGGMIMSDPGVIKFFGAGVESYSLVAGAIGAIAVMAAGELVKRSHKKA
- the sucD gene encoding succinate--CoA ligase subunit alpha yields the protein MSILVNKNTRVITQGITGKTGQFHTEKCQEYANGKNCFVAGVNPKKAGESIFNIPIYGTVKEAAQQTGATTSVIYVPPPGAAAAIWEAVEADLDFVICITEGIPVKDMLEVRNKMHAKEAAGGKKTLLLGPNCPGIITPDEIKIGIMPGHIHKKGRIGVVSRSGTLTYEAVGQLTAIGLGQSTAVGIGGDPINGLKHIDVMRMFNEDPDTDAVIMIGEIGGPDEAEAARWCKANMKKPVVGFIAGVTAPPGKRMGHAGALISGGADTADAKLAVMEECGFKVTRNPSEMAALLKAML
- the sucC gene encoding ADP-forming succinate--CoA ligase subunit beta, with product MKIHEYQGKELLRQFNVPVPNGIPAFSVDEAIKAAEKLGGPVWVVKAQIHAGGRGKGGGVKLARSMDEVKKYASEILGMQLKTHQTGPEGQKVNRLLIEDGADIKKEYYFSIVTDRGTQKNVIMASSEGGMDIEEVAESHPEKIIKVFVDPLIGLTDADCDIIAKGIGVPDASIPMARDVFKNLYKTYWETDASLVEINPLILEGNGKIKALDAKFNFDPNALYRHPEIVAYRDIDEEDAAEIEASKFDLAYISLDGNIGCLVNGAGLAMATMDTIKLFGGEPANFLDVGGGATAEKVTEAFKIMLKNKSVEAILVNIFGGIMRCDVIADGVVTACKAVNLTVPLVVRMKGTNEELGKKILADSGLPIISADSMAEAATKVVAAVAKNK
- the recX gene encoding recombination regulator RecX — encoded protein: MSELGSAVKKSKKQSPSLKARALRLLSMREYSRKGLAAKLEESAARMLKLQTAAEDSEVLEPVIPLTSQIEAVLDDFEARGWLSDQRFAEALVRRRSERFGTRKIQDELAQAGVDSAKTVALLRNLKETEYQRAHDLWLRKFGALAIEQKERARQYRFLASKGFSSDVVSKVVAGRLD
- the recA gene encoding recombinase RecA; protein product: MDDKKKSASSEFDGMSGDKQKALTAALAQIEKQFGKGSIMRLGDAEIHQDIQVVSSGSLGLDIALGVGGLARGRVIEIYGPESSGKTTLTLHAIAEMQKIGGTCAFIDAEHALDVQYASRLGVDVNNLLISQPDTGEQALEIADALVRSGSIDLIVIDSVAALVPRAEIEGDMGDSLPGLQARLMSQALRKLTGAIKRTNTTVIFINQIRMKIGVMFGSPETTTGGNALKFYASMRLDIRRIGSIKKGDEVVGNETRVKVVKNKVSPPFREAIFDIMYGAGISREGEIIDMGVEADIVEKSGSWYSYNGDRIGQGKDNVREFLKENPTIAQDIESKIRAKLGVKAGTAVVSDVLSEEEEA
- a CDS encoding DUF2878 domain-containing protein yields the protein MAKFWNFVLFQLGWFACIIGAANHQVFWPVVITLIYLTIHIARSNQPSLEMGLLFKATLYGVSADSLVSLSGFLIFEDAWPSSYLSPVWMWVLWALVASTINGSLSWLRGRPILAAALGAIAGPMSYEAGIQMGAGAWGPQGQVGGLIFLAIIWGAAMPLFLYWDRVRVTLDKNQA
- a CDS encoding VTT domain-containing protein — its product is MDFAYLIDLFLHLDKNLALVANQWGVWIYALLFAIIFVETGLVVMPFLPGDSLLFVAGAIAAVGGLDLFALMALLTTAAVTGDALNYSIGRKIGSRVFSWENSRWFNRNAFDKAHAFYEKYGPITIVLGRFMPFIRTFAPFVAGVAHMRYSVFVFYNVIGGIVWVCSLTSLGFFIGDHPWVKSNFSLVALAMIVIPGLPALWIFVKEVFIKLSHRTK
- a CDS encoding MOSC domain-containing protein yields the protein MRLLSISLGKAGPLFGLNHPDYSSVASAINKKPVSTLSQATPVEIKSLGVVGDEQADLSVHGGLEKAIYVYPIEHYAFWNELLSRETKQIVNLPIGSMGENFTIEGLLEDEIFVGDKMSIGELEFTVVKLREPCFKFNAKMKYKGAAKAMLQSGKSGWYLRVNKPGILAAGAKIDLTPGQRITSIASQNKALFQRGNQKDLWD